In one window of Planctomycetia bacterium DNA:
- a CDS encoding Flp family type IVb pilin gives MKNFASKVQRFLVSEDGPTAVEYAVMLALIIIVCLTAINSIGTNANTTFESVAAELAP, from the coding sequence ATGAAGAACTTCGCTTCGAAGGTGCAACGTTTCTTGGTCTCGGAAGACGGCCCCACCGCGGTTGAATACGCGGTCATGTTGGCCCTGATTATCATCGTCTGTTTGACGGCCATTAACTCGATCGGTACGAACGCGAACACCACGTTCGAGAGCGTCGCCGCCGAGTTGGCTCCGTAA